A genome region from Alphaproteobacteria bacterium includes the following:
- the acs gene encoding acetate--CoA ligase, with protein MTEHKCHPAHPEYYPVTEAVAKRAKITAAKYEQMYKESVTDPAKFWGEHGKRLDWFTPYTQVKDVDFADNARIRWYYDGTLNVAHNCIDRHLPKRANQVALIREGDDANDSSTITYAQLKDEVSKLANALKARGVKKGDRVTIYMPMIPEATYAMLACARIGAVHSVVFGGFSPSSLRDRILDCESNVIITADEGLRGGKKVPLKANTDEALKECPNVNTVIVYKRTGGNVAWNDKRDVWYHDIVGKQSADCPCEPMNAEDPLFILYTSGSTGKPKGVLHTTGGYLVFASMTHEYVFDYHDGDVYWCTADVGWVTGHSYIVYGPLANGATTLVFEGVPNYPDWGRLWQVVDKHKVNIFYTAPTAIRSLIKEGDEWVKKSSRASLRTLGSVGEPINEEAWLWYWETVGEKRCPVVDTWWQTETGGILITALPGAHELKPAHASLPFFGVQPALVDANGAVLEGETEGNLVLTDSWPGQMRTVYKDHARFVQTYFSAYPGRYFTGDGAKRDARGYYRITGRVDDVINVSGHRLGTAEIEDALNSHPKIAESAVVGFPHDIKGQGIYAYVILMGGEQVSEDLRKDIVAHVRKVIGPIATPDVLLFAPGLPKTRSGKIMRRILRKVAENAFDQLGDTSTLADPSVVDTIITNHKQLPKKAA; from the coding sequence ATGACCGAGCATAAGTGCCATCCCGCGCATCCCGAATATTATCCCGTGACCGAAGCGGTCGCCAAGCGCGCGAAAATCACCGCCGCGAAATACGAACAGATGTATAAGGAATCCGTGACCGACCCCGCAAAATTCTGGGGCGAACACGGCAAGCGCCTTGATTGGTTCACGCCCTATACACAGGTGAAAGATGTCGATTTCGCCGATAACGCGCGCATCCGCTGGTATTACGACGGCACGCTGAACGTGGCGCATAACTGCATCGACCGCCATTTGCCCAAGCGCGCCAACCAGGTCGCGCTGATCCGCGAAGGCGACGACGCGAATGACAGCAGCACCATCACCTATGCGCAGCTGAAAGACGAAGTCTCGAAACTCGCGAACGCATTGAAAGCGCGCGGCGTGAAAAAAGGCGACCGCGTCACGATCTATATGCCGATGATCCCCGAAGCGACCTATGCCATGCTCGCCTGCGCGCGCATCGGCGCGGTGCATTCGGTGGTGTTCGGCGGTTTCTCGCCGTCCTCCCTGCGCGACCGCATTCTGGACTGTGAATCCAACGTCATCATCACCGCCGATGAAGGCCTGCGCGGCGGTAAGAAAGTGCCGTTGAAGGCAAATACCGACGAAGCGCTGAAAGAATGCCCGAACGTCAATACCGTCATCGTCTATAAACGCACCGGCGGCAATGTGGCGTGGAACGACAAACGCGATGTCTGGTATCACGATATCGTCGGCAAGCAATCGGCCGACTGCCCCTGCGAGCCGATGAACGCCGAAGACCCGCTGTTCATCCTCTACACCTCCGGCTCAACCGGCAAGCCCAAGGGCGTGCTGCATACCACGGGCGGCTATCTTGTCTTCGCGTCGATGACGCATGAATATGTGTTCGATTATCACGATGGCGATGTGTACTGGTGCACGGCGGATGTGGGCTGGGTCACGGGCCACAGCTATATCGTTTATGGCCCGCTCGCCAACGGCGCAACCACGCTGGTATTCGAAGGCGTGCCGAACTATCCAGACTGGGGCCGTTTGTGGCAGGTCGTCGATAAACACAAGGTGAATATTTTCTACACCGCCCCCACCGCCATCCGGTCGCTGATTAAAGAAGGCGACGAATGGGTGAAAAAATCCAGCCGCGCCAGCTTGCGCACGCTCGGTTCTGTCGGCGAGCCGATCAACGAAGAAGCATGGCTCTGGTACTGGGAAACGGTCGGTGAAAAACGCTGCCCCGTGGTGGATACCTGGTGGCAGACGGAAACCGGCGGTATCCTGATTACTGCGCTGCCGGGCGCGCATGAACTGAAACCCGCGCATGCGTCGCTGCCTTTCTTCGGCGTGCAGCCCGCGCTGGTCGATGCGAATGGCGCGGTGCTGGAGGGTGAAACCGAAGGCAACCTTGTGCTGACCGACAGCTGGCCGGGGCAGATGCGCACGGTGTACAAAGATCACGCGCGTTTCGTGCAAACCTACTTCTCCGCCTATCCCGGCCGCTATTTCACGGGCGACGGCGCGAAGCGTGACGCGCGCGGCTATTATCGCATCACGGGACGCGTCGATGACGTCATCAACGTGTCCGGCCACCGCCTGGGCACCGCCGAAATCGAAGACGCGCTCAATTCCCACCCGAAAATCGCCGAGAGCGCGGTCGTCGGTTTCCCGCACGACATCAAGGGGCAGGGCATTTATGCCTATGTGATTTTGATGGGCGGCGAACAGGTCAGCGAAGACCTGCGCAAGGATATCGTCGCGCATGTGCGCAAAGTGATCGGCCCGATTGCGACGCCGGATGTGCTGTTGTTCGCGCCCGGTTTGCCCAAGACGCGTTCCGGCAAAATCATGCGCCGCATTTTGCGCAAGGTCGCGGAAAACGCGTTTGACCAGCTGGGCGATACCTCGACCCTTGCCGATCCCAGCGTTGTGGATACGATCATCACCAATCACAAACAGCTGCCGAAAAAAGCGGCGTAA
- a CDS encoding ATP-binding protein — translation MTNGFKYDTNWCVITGAPSSGKTSVIDELAKRGYPIQTEVARELIEECLRHGMTLAEIRGAEYVQELQRKILRFKLARESALDEKKMVFADRGTPDSIVYFKLAGIDAKQAIEASHLYHYRAVFMLDRLPLVKDGVRSENDAQAEKIGDQIESAYRALGYELIAVPVLPVHDRVDFILQKLGLPKQKE, via the coding sequence GTGACTAACGGATTCAAATACGACACGAATTGGTGCGTTATCACGGGCGCGCCGTCATCGGGCAAGACATCTGTCATCGATGAACTGGCAAAACGCGGCTATCCCATCCAGACCGAAGTCGCCCGCGAATTGATCGAAGAATGTTTGCGCCACGGCATGACGCTCGCCGAAATTCGTGGCGCAGAATATGTGCAGGAACTGCAGCGCAAGATTTTACGTTTCAAGCTGGCGCGCGAATCCGCGCTTGATGAAAAGAAGATGGTTTTCGCCGACCGCGGCACGCCCGACAGCATCGTCTATTTCAAGCTGGCGGGCATCGACGCGAAACAGGCGATCGAGGCGTCGCATCTTTATCATTACCGCGCCGTGTTCATGCTCGACCGTTTGCCGCTGGTGAAGGACGGGGTCAGGTCGGAAAACGATGCGCAGGCTGAAAAAATCGGCGACCAGATAGAATCGGCCTATCGCGCGCTGGGTTATGAATTGATCGCCGTGCCGGTGCTGCCGGTGCATGATCGCGTCGATTTCATCCTGCAAAAACTCGGGCTGCCGAAGCAGAAGGAATAA